Proteins found in one Cetobacterium sp. 8H genomic segment:
- the ptsP gene encoding phosphoenolpyruvate--protein phosphotransferase encodes MRKFIKGIDASPGVAVGKVFLYKETELFIDKGEYSNTEVQKEKLIEGREKTKEQLMKIREKTAKQLGEDKAAIFDGHITLLEDEDLFDEVVELIEEEKITAENALEQGISGYCDMLANLEDEYLRERAADLKDIAKRWLYNIVGIEIVDLSSLPENSVVVARDLTPSDTAQLDLKNVVAFVTDIGGKTAHSSIMARSLEIPAVVGTGNITELVENEAPIIVDALTGDVILNPTEEDVEKYSKKRESYLDDKELLKQLKDKTATSKDGITVGAWSNIGSPKDVPGVLRNGANGIGLYRTEFLFMANDRFPTEDEQFEAYKIVAESMKDENGNSYPVTIRTMDIGGDKSLPYMELPHEENPFLGWRALRICLDRPEILKTQFRALLRASAFGYVKIMLPMVISIEECRKSKELLEECKAELRAEGIKFDEDIQLGIMIETPATAFRAKWFAQEVDFFSIGTNDLTQYTLAVDRGNERISHLYDTYNPGVLAAIKAAIDGAHEGGISISMCGEFAGEARATALLFGMGLDAFSMSAISVARVKKNIMAIDKVSAEKLVERVMSMSTTEEVLAEIDKYNQEHFGL; translated from the coding sequence ATGAGAAAATTTATAAAAGGGATTGATGCATCTCCAGGAGTAGCAGTAGGAAAAGTATTTTTATACAAAGAAACAGAACTTTTTATTGATAAAGGAGAATATTCAAATACAGAAGTTCAAAAAGAAAAGTTAATTGAAGGTAGAGAAAAAACAAAAGAACAATTAATGAAAATAAGAGAAAAAACAGCAAAACAACTTGGAGAAGATAAAGCAGCTATATTTGATGGTCATATAACTTTATTAGAAGATGAAGACCTTTTTGATGAAGTTGTAGAACTTATAGAAGAAGAAAAAATCACAGCAGAAAATGCTTTAGAGCAAGGGATTAGTGGATATTGTGATATGCTTGCTAATTTAGAGGATGAATATTTAAGAGAAAGAGCTGCAGATTTAAAAGATATTGCAAAAAGATGGTTATACAATATTGTTGGAATTGAAATAGTTGATCTATCATCTCTTCCTGAAAATTCTGTTGTTGTAGCTAGAGATTTAACTCCATCTGATACTGCACAATTAGATTTAAAAAATGTAGTAGCTTTTGTAACTGATATTGGTGGAAAGACGGCTCACTCTTCAATAATGGCTAGATCGTTAGAGATTCCTGCTGTAGTTGGTACTGGAAATATAACTGAATTAGTTGAAAATGAAGCACCTATAATAGTTGATGCTTTAACAGGAGATGTTATTTTAAATCCTACAGAAGAGGATGTAGAAAAATATTCGAAAAAAAGAGAATCATATCTTGATGATAAAGAGCTTTTAAAACAATTAAAAGATAAAACAGCAACTTCAAAAGATGGAATTACTGTAGGAGCTTGGTCAAATATTGGTTCTCCAAAAGATGTTCCAGGAGTATTAAGAAATGGAGCAAATGGAATAGGTCTTTATAGAACAGAATTCTTATTTATGGCAAATGATAGATTCCCGACAGAGGATGAGCAATTCGAGGCTTATAAAATAGTTGCTGAATCAATGAAAGATGAAAATGGAAATTCATATCCAGTGACAATAAGAACAATGGATATTGGTGGAGATAAATCTTTACCGTATATGGAGCTTCCACATGAGGAAAATCCGTTCTTAGGATGGAGAGCTTTAAGAATATGCTTAGACAGACCTGAGATCCTTAAAACACAATTTAGAGCGCTTCTAAGAGCTTCTGCATTTGGTTATGTAAAAATAATGTTACCTATGGTAATTTCAATAGAAGAATGTAGAAAGTCAAAAGAATTATTAGAAGAGTGTAAAGCAGAATTAAGAGCAGAAGGAATTAAATTTGATGAAGATATTCAATTAGGAATTATGATTGAAACTCCAGCAACAGCATTTAGAGCAAAATGGTTTGCACAAGAGGTTGATTTCTTCTCTATCGGAACAAATGATTTAACTCAATATACTTTAGCAGTAGATAGAGGAAATGAAAGAATTTCTCATTTATATGACACATATAATCCAGGAGTTTTAGCAGCAATAAAAGCAGCTATTGATGGAGCACACGAAGGTGGAATCTCTATATCAATGTGCGGTGAGTTTGCAGGAGAAGCTAGAGCAACAGCATTATTATTTGGAATGGGATTAGATGCATTCTCGATGTCAGCTATTTCTGTAGCGAGAGTAAAGAAAAATATAATGGCAATAGATAAAGTATCTGCTGAAAAGCTTGTTGAAAGAGTAATGTCGATGAGCACAACAGAAGAGGTTCTAGCAGAAATAGATAAATACAACCAAGAACATTTTGGATTATAA
- the alr gene encoding alanine racemase yields MGVNDFKVIVKKENILHNYHYLKKLKNKNIIAVVKANAYGHGIENIVKLLTEEGCDYFAVSREYEAKKILNFQLKNIKILILETIENLDLLKQNSNLEMMVNSLSDLKNILSNGISTKQLHLKIDFGFGRNGILEKEINKLEKIIKEKNLKFKGISTHLFAADYKDMLEIEKKFEDIVNILGKERFEIIHTQNSAGIISVEGKNSTHIRCGTILFGLQEIGYHDPKIKRAFKLCGKILGIKDIKDLKYIGYEKKEAINLGKNNKIAKIRIGYGDGFSKRSENIMSIINNKKFKIVHISMDSSFVAVDESVKVGDEIEIFHDLQEAINHLEVPHYEFLSVINDRIERELI; encoded by the coding sequence ATGGGAGTAAATGATTTTAAAGTAATAGTAAAAAAAGAAAATATTTTGCATAACTATCACTATCTAAAAAAATTAAAAAATAAAAATATAATTGCTGTAGTAAAAGCCAATGCTTATGGGCATGGAATAGAAAATATTGTGAAACTTTTAACAGAGGAAGGCTGTGATTATTTTGCAGTCTCAAGAGAATATGAAGCAAAAAAAATATTAAATTTTCAATTAAAAAATATCAAAATTCTTATTTTAGAAACGATTGAAAATTTAGACTTATTAAAACAAAATAGTAATTTAGAAATGATGGTTAATAGTTTAAGCGACTTAAAAAATATTTTATCTAATGGAATTTCAACAAAACAATTACATTTAAAAATAGATTTTGGTTTTGGAAGAAATGGAATTTTAGAAAAAGAGATAAATAAATTAGAAAAAATAATAAAAGAAAAAAATTTAAAGTTTAAAGGAATATCAACACATTTGTTTGCAGCTGATTACAAAGATATGTTAGAAATTGAAAAAAAGTTTGAAGATATAGTTAATATTTTAGGAAAAGAAAGATTTGAAATAATACATACACAAAATAGTGCAGGAATAATTTCAGTAGAAGGAAAAAATTCAACTCATATAAGATGTGGTACGATTTTGTTTGGACTTCAAGAAATAGGGTATCACGATCCTAAAATAAAAAGAGCTTTTAAATTGTGTGGTAAAATTTTAGGAATTAAAGATATAAAGGATTTAAAGTATATAGGTTATGAAAAAAAAGAAGCAATTAATTTAGGAAAAAATAATAAAATAGCTAAAATAAGAATTGGTTATGGAGATGGATTTTCTAAAAGAAGTGAGAACATCATGTCTATAATCAATAATAAAAAATTTAAAATAGTTCACATAAGTATGGATAGTTCGTTTGTAGCAGTAGATGAATCAGTAAAAGTAGGAGATGAAATTGAAATTTTTCATGATCTTCAAGAAGCAATAAACCATTTAGAAGTTCCACATTATGAATTTTTATCAGTTATAAATGATAGAATTGAAAGAGAATTGATATAA
- a CDS encoding DUF134 domain-containing protein produces MARPTKIRSVEFIPTETKFVPLNKRECDVNFNNLKIEELESLRLKDLENFSQEECAEKMNVSRQTFQNILNAARSKVVDALINGYGISLGGGDFKTPHCQFLCQCCGQIFIPTLKKDLEYCPNCNSENIFCTKTKIKCKKVCKLNIK; encoded by the coding sequence ATGGCTAGACCAACAAAAATTAGAAGTGTTGAATTTATTCCTACCGAAACAAAATTCGTTCCTCTTAATAAAAGAGAATGTGATGTAAATTTTAATAATTTAAAAATAGAAGAACTTGAATCTCTTAGATTAAAAGATTTAGAAAATTTTTCCCAAGAAGAATGTGCAGAAAAAATGAATGTTTCTAGGCAGACTTTTCAAAATATATTAAATGCAGCTAGAAGTAAAGTTGTTGATGCTTTAATAAATGGGTACGGAATTTCTCTTGGTGGTGGTGATTTTAAAACTCCACATTGTCAATTTTTATGTCAATGTTGCGGACAAATTTTTATTCCAACACTTAAAAAAGATTTAGAGTACTGTCCTAATTGTAATTCTGAAAATATTTTTTGTACAAAAACAAAAATTAAATGTAAAAAAGTTTGTAAACTAAATATAAAATAG